In Synechococcus sp. CB0101, a genomic segment contains:
- the gltX gene encoding glutamate--tRNA ligase, which translates to MVATGAAVRVRLAPSPTGTLHIGTARTAVFNWLFARHQGGQFLLRIEDTDKERSKPEYTANILEGLHWLGLNWDSEPVVQSERIAEHRAAIQQLLDSGRAYRCYASEAELTEMREQQAAENRAPRYDNRHRDLSPEQEQAFIAEGREATIRFQIDDNAVITWTDLVRGEMRWSGADLGGDMVIARRAPADQIGDPLYNLVVVVDDAAMAITHVIRGEDHIANTAKQLLLYEALGAPAPVFAHTPLILNKEGKKLSKRDGVTSVSDFRNQGYTADALANYMTLLGWSPPDGMGERFSLADAAGVFSLDRVNKAGARFDWDKLNWLNSQVLHERGPEQLLADLLPLWSAQGWDNTNADPAWLQELSALIGPSLVTLQDGIEQARPFFERPELNEAAQQQLASDGARPALAALLERLPQGPLTADAAQALLGEAVAAAGVKKGVLMKTLRAALLGSLQGPDLITTWLLLQPSGEARGRIERSL; encoded by the coding sequence GTGGTGGCAACTGGAGCGGCGGTGCGTGTGCGTCTCGCCCCCAGCCCCACCGGCACGCTCCACATCGGCACGGCCCGCACGGCGGTATTCAACTGGCTGTTCGCCCGCCATCAAGGCGGCCAGTTCCTGCTCCGCATCGAAGACACCGACAAGGAACGGAGCAAGCCGGAGTACACCGCCAACATCCTCGAAGGCCTGCATTGGCTGGGTCTGAACTGGGATAGCGAGCCGGTGGTGCAGAGCGAGCGCATCGCCGAACATCGCGCCGCCATTCAGCAGTTGCTCGACAGCGGCCGCGCCTACCGCTGCTACGCCAGCGAAGCCGAACTCACCGAAATGCGTGAGCAGCAGGCCGCCGAGAACCGCGCTCCCCGCTACGACAACCGCCACCGCGATCTCAGTCCCGAGCAGGAGCAGGCCTTCATCGCCGAAGGGCGCGAAGCCACGATCCGCTTCCAGATCGACGACAACGCCGTGATCACCTGGACCGATCTGGTGCGGGGCGAGATGCGCTGGAGCGGCGCCGATCTCGGTGGCGACATGGTGATCGCCCGCCGGGCGCCCGCCGACCAGATCGGTGATCCCCTCTACAACCTGGTGGTGGTGGTGGACGACGCCGCCATGGCGATCACCCACGTGATCCGCGGCGAAGACCACATCGCCAACACCGCCAAGCAGCTGCTGCTCTACGAAGCCCTCGGTGCCCCGGCACCGGTGTTTGCCCACACGCCGCTGATCCTCAACAAGGAGGGCAAAAAGCTCTCCAAGCGCGATGGCGTCACCTCCGTGAGCGACTTCCGCAACCAGGGCTACACAGCCGATGCCCTGGCCAACTACATGACCCTGCTGGGCTGGTCGCCGCCGGATGGCATGGGCGAACGCTTCAGCCTCGCCGACGCCGCAGGCGTGTTCTCTTTAGATCGGGTGAACAAAGCCGGCGCCCGCTTCGACTGGGACAAGCTCAACTGGCTCAACAGCCAGGTGCTGCACGAACGCGGCCCCGAGCAACTGCTCGCCGACCTGCTGCCCCTGTGGAGCGCCCAGGGATGGGACAACACCAACGCTGATCCCGCCTGGCTGCAGGAGCTCTCCGCCCTGATCGGACCCTCCCTGGTGACCCTGCAGGACGGCATTGAGCAGGCCCGCCCCTTCTTCGAGCGGCCCGAGCTGAACGAAGCGGCTCAACAACAGCTGGCCAGCGATGGGGCGCGCCCTGCCCTGGCAGCGCTGCTGGAGCGCCTGCCCCAAGGCCCGCTCACCGCAGATGCTGCGCAGGCGTTGCTGGGCGAAGCGGTGGCCGCCGCTGGCGTGAAGAAAGGGGTGTTGATGAAAACCCTGCGCGCCGCCCTACTCGGAAGCCTGCAGGGCCCCGACCTGATCACCACCTGGTTGCTGCTCCAGCCCAGCGGCGAGGCACGCGGCCGGATCGAGCGGAGTCTCTGA
- a CDS encoding cation:proton antiporter — protein sequence MTTNTELIWGASFFSGSLAQLIARFSGLPSVVLLLALGLLVGEAGFDLVQPEALGQGLEPLVGLLVSLVLFDGGLKLRLAGRELQRTVIQLVLVRGGLGLVGGAALAHAFAGLSWPLAWVFGAIALATGPTVISPMVRQMRLIPSLAHVLEAEGLILEPVAAVLALLLLQLALGDLPGWQEVAGLLLLRLGGGALLGALAGGLLVLLLERLPEDADALRLQLSLGVLFLLVAGSQFLLPEAGFPAAVIAGVVVGLRLDQQASQLDDLIFQLAQLAITVLFPLLASDVAWNELSPLGWGGVGCVAALMLFRFGVLQVAGLGIPSLIWRDKLLLSWVAPRGIVTAAVASLFALKLDAAGISGGGALKGLVFLTILMTVTLPGFTSPWLAERLGLVASETPLDPAACLAAGLEQQPGGDQVGALQASE from the coding sequence ATGACGACGAATACTGAGTTGATCTGGGGCGCCTCCTTCTTCTCCGGCTCCCTCGCTCAGCTGATCGCCCGCTTCAGCGGCCTGCCCTCGGTGGTGCTGCTGCTAGCCCTGGGACTGCTGGTGGGGGAAGCCGGCTTCGATCTGGTGCAGCCGGAGGCGCTGGGGCAGGGGTTGGAACCCTTGGTGGGTCTGCTGGTGAGCCTGGTGCTGTTCGATGGCGGCCTGAAGCTTCGCTTGGCGGGGCGGGAACTGCAGCGCACCGTGATTCAGCTGGTGCTCGTGCGCGGTGGCCTTGGCCTGGTGGGCGGTGCGGCCCTTGCCCATGCGTTCGCCGGTTTGAGCTGGCCGCTGGCCTGGGTGTTCGGGGCCATCGCTCTCGCCACGGGCCCCACCGTGATTTCGCCGATGGTGCGCCAGATGCGGTTGATTCCCAGCCTGGCCCATGTGCTCGAGGCGGAGGGGCTGATCCTGGAGCCGGTGGCGGCGGTGTTGGCGCTGCTGCTCCTGCAGCTGGCCCTCGGTGATCTGCCCGGTTGGCAGGAAGTGGCGGGATTGCTGTTGCTGCGCCTCGGCGGTGGAGCCCTGTTGGGGGCCCTGGCCGGTGGCCTGCTGGTGCTGCTGCTGGAGCGCTTGCCGGAGGATGCCGATGCGCTGCGGCTGCAGCTCTCCCTGGGGGTGCTGTTTTTGCTGGTGGCTGGCAGCCAGTTCTTGCTGCCGGAGGCGGGTTTTCCCGCCGCAGTGATCGCCGGTGTGGTGGTGGGCTTGCGGCTGGATCAACAGGCCAGCCAGCTCGATGACCTGATTTTTCAGCTGGCGCAGCTGGCGATCACCGTGTTGTTTCCGCTGCTGGCATCCGACGTTGCGTGGAACGAGCTGAGCCCACTGGGATGGGGCGGCGTGGGGTGTGTGGCTGCGCTGATGCTGTTCCGCTTTGGGGTGCTTCAGGTGGCTGGGCTGGGCATTCCCTCGCTGATCTGGCGCGACAAGCTGCTGCTCAGCTGGGTGGCACCGCGCGGGATCGTCACCGCGGCGGTGGCCAGCCTGTTTGCGCTCAAGCTCGATGCCGCTGGCATCAGCGGAGGTGGTGCGTTGAAGGGCCTCGTGTTCCTCACGATCCTGATGACCGTGACCCTCCCGGGTTTCACATCCCCATGGTTAGCCGAGCGGCTGGGCCTTGTGGCCTCAGAGACTCCGCTCGATCCGGCCGCGTGCCTCGCCGCTGGGCTGGAGCAGCAACCAGGTGGTGATCAGGTCGGGGCCCTGCAGGCTTCCGAGTAG
- a CDS encoding hyperconserved protein Hcp: protein MELDLQPGDVVKVLESAALGWVRARVIRVKSGGRVVVQSDQGREFTARGNQVRLIEPAGFRP from the coding sequence ATGGAGTTGGATCTACAGCCCGGTGATGTCGTCAAGGTTCTCGAATCAGCCGCTTTGGGCTGGGTTCGTGCCCGGGTGATCCGCGTGAAATCGGGTGGTCGTGTGGTCGTGCAAAGCGATCAAGGTCGTGAATTCACGGCACGCGGCAATCAAGTGCGTTTGATCGAGCCCGCAGGCTTCCGCCCCTGA
- a CDS encoding DUF1643 domain-containing protein produces MAAIALPHTRFGAQFSPCGLYRWTLHRAWDPARPRLLFIGLNPSRADAERNDPTLRRLTGFAQTWGFGCLEVVNLFGRCSASPAVLRRCSDPIGPDNDHWLRQGLARLQPQAGDALWLGWGNGGVWRQRDQQVLALLAAKLPADLPLWAIGLTASGQPRHPLYAPAAAQPLLLQHPGAVLRLATR; encoded by the coding sequence GTGGCTGCGATCGCTCTGCCACACACCCGCTTTGGGGCGCAGTTCAGCCCCTGCGGCCTCTACCGCTGGACGCTTCATCGCGCCTGGGATCCGGCCCGGCCGCGGCTGCTGTTCATCGGCTTGAACCCCTCGCGGGCGGATGCGGAGCGCAACGATCCCACTCTCCGCCGGCTCACTGGTTTTGCCCAGACCTGGGGCTTTGGCTGCCTGGAGGTGGTGAATCTGTTTGGTCGCTGTTCGGCCAGCCCCGCGGTGCTGCGCCGCTGCAGCGATCCGATTGGCCCTGACAACGATCATTGGCTCAGGCAGGGCCTGGCGCGGCTCCAGCCCCAGGCTGGCGATGCTCTGTGGCTGGGTTGGGGCAATGGTGGCGTCTGGAGGCAGCGGGATCAGCAGGTGCTGGCCCTCCTGGCGGCGAAGCTTCCGGCCGATCTGCCGCTGTGGGCGATCGGGCTCACCGCCAGCGGGCAGCCCCGTCATCCGCTTTATGCCCCAGCTGCTGCACAACCCTTGCTGCTGCAGCATCCTGGGGCTGTGCTTCGGCTCGCTACTCGCTGA